The following proteins are encoded in a genomic region of Ferviditalea candida:
- a CDS encoding cell wall elongation regulator TseB-like domain-containing protein produces the protein MKKPLVILGLGFFVIAAIILVFYNLIQRDHWQQQNTAIKQAKAQTNLVSVTGLDYYAGEAEYTIIYGKDSRQRDMIVWAGNGQVHAEYTADGIVKSAVEANFHKEAPNARIIRIVPGVLNGNYIWEVFYQTAEDGKSKYYYKFYRFSDGEWIDTFYMGA, from the coding sequence ATGAAAAAACCTTTGGTCATCCTCGGTCTCGGCTTTTTTGTGATAGCGGCAATCATACTGGTATTTTACAACTTGATTCAACGGGACCACTGGCAGCAGCAGAATACCGCGATTAAGCAAGCAAAGGCGCAGACGAACTTGGTCTCTGTGACCGGCTTGGATTATTACGCCGGAGAGGCTGAATATACGATCATTTACGGCAAGGACAGCCGGCAGCGGGATATGATCGTATGGGCGGGGAACGGGCAGGTGCATGCGGAGTATACCGCGGACGGCATAGTTAAGTCTGCCGTTGAAGCGAATTTTCACAAGGAAGCTCCGAATGCGCGAATCATTCGCATCGTTCCGGGCGTCCTCAACGGGAATTATATATGGGAAGTGTTTTACCAGACCGCTGAAGATGGGAAATCGAAATATTATTATAAATTTTACCGATTCTCGGACGGAGAATGGATCGATACTTTCTATATGGGAGCTTGA
- a CDS encoding AAA family ATPase: MSKYGKEILIGALPVLLVFLIYLQIKVLPFLLVGSFLFFAVYLAKARGGGISVVADRKNKGKSVPNLTFDDIGGQERAKKELMEALDFLVHFERIRQMGIRPLKGILLTGPPGTGKTLMAKAAASYTDSVFISASGSEFVEMYVGVGASRVRDLFKEARQRAQKENKDSAILFIDEIEVIGAKRDGGQHKEYDQTLNQLLTEMDGIHTSTHPRILMIAATNRKEMLDSALLRPGRFDRHIEVDLPDRKGRLQILHLHSVNKTLADDVLLEKVAEESFGFSGAQLESVMNEAAIYAMRDNLERIEQRHLSLAIDKVMMGEKTDREATEEEKRRVALHELGHAIVAEEVRPGAVSQVSMSPRGQALGYVRHNPQKDHYLYTKPFLEQQIMIALGGAAAEEIFYGNRSTGSRNDFEQALRLVRTMIDSGLTGLGIVQSENVKKEDLMKENKKILDELMFDTRQLLERNREVFEQALAILLKEETLSGEEFRRLLAGIQKCSTA, encoded by the coding sequence ATGAGTAAATACGGAAAAGAGATCCTGATCGGGGCTCTGCCCGTTCTGCTTGTATTTTTGATTTACCTGCAGATTAAAGTGCTGCCGTTTTTGCTGGTCGGGAGCTTTTTGTTTTTCGCGGTTTATCTTGCCAAAGCCCGGGGCGGAGGAATAAGCGTCGTAGCCGATCGGAAAAATAAAGGCAAATCGGTGCCGAACCTGACCTTTGACGATATCGGAGGACAGGAGCGGGCCAAAAAAGAATTGATGGAGGCGCTGGATTTTCTTGTTCATTTCGAACGAATCCGTCAAATGGGCATCCGCCCGCTGAAAGGCATACTGCTGACGGGACCGCCGGGCACGGGAAAAACCTTGATGGCAAAGGCCGCGGCATCGTATACGGATTCCGTGTTTATTTCCGCTTCGGGAAGCGAATTTGTGGAAATGTACGTCGGGGTCGGCGCCAGCCGGGTTCGCGATTTGTTCAAAGAAGCGCGTCAGCGGGCGCAGAAGGAAAATAAGGACAGCGCGATTCTGTTTATTGATGAAATTGAAGTCATCGGGGCCAAGCGTGACGGCGGACAGCATAAAGAGTACGACCAGACGCTGAATCAGCTGCTGACCGAAATGGACGGCATCCACACTTCCACGCATCCGCGCATTCTCATGATTGCGGCGACGAACCGCAAGGAGATGCTGGACAGCGCTTTGCTTCGTCCGGGTCGTTTCGACCGGCATATCGAGGTTGATCTTCCCGACAGAAAGGGACGACTGCAAATTTTGCATTTGCATTCCGTCAACAAAACGCTTGCCGATGATGTGCTGTTGGAGAAGGTGGCCGAAGAATCGTTCGGATTCTCCGGCGCGCAGCTGGAAAGCGTGATGAATGAGGCGGCCATTTATGCGATGCGGGACAATCTGGAGCGGATTGAGCAGAGGCATTTGTCGCTGGCGATCGATAAAGTGATGATGGGCGAGAAAACCGACCGCGAAGCGACGGAGGAAGAAAAGCGCAGAGTCGCGCTGCACGAGCTGGGTCATGCCATCGTGGCGGAAGAGGTCAGGCCGGGCGCCGTGTCTCAGGTATCTATGAGTCCCAGAGGGCAAGCCCTGGGCTATGTACGGCACAATCCTCAAAAGGATCATTACTTGTATACGAAGCCGTTTCTGGAGCAGCAAATCATGATTGCGCTCGGTGGGGCGGCTGCCGAGGAAATTTTCTACGGCAACCGCAGCACGGGCTCAAGGAATGATTTCGAGCAGGCGCTTCGGCTGGTGCGGACAATGATCGATTCGGGATTGACCGGATTGGGCATCGTGCAGTCGGAGAACGTAAAAAAAGAAGATCTGATGAAGGAGAACAAAAAAATTCTTGATGAATTGATGTTCGATACAAGACAACTGCTCGAACGGAACCGGGAGGTTTTCGAGCAGGCGCTGGCGATTCTTTTGAAGGAAGAAACGCTTTCGGGAGAGGAATTCCGCAGGCTGCTGGCGGGGATTCAGAAGTGTTCCACGGCTTGA